From Campylobacter sp. MG1, a single genomic window includes:
- a CDS encoding ABC transporter permease — protein MEVRRLSDFLAYLILFIILIPIFYIIFFITQPIKENTAVLFDSYLVEYLKNTGIIVLFTLIFSTIIGVFLAYFESFYEFRFRKFFKFCLVLPFAIPSYLFAYVYADFFSYFSWFNIFLRDTFNIKIHFDMMNIYGVIFVFSISFFPYTYILTRGFLARFASSLIYSARSLGKNEFEIFFKVILPLSRPVIVAGASLCAMETLNAYGAPNYYGLHVFSTGIYKAWIGYGDLNAAIKLAVILLLIVFFILFIEKITQRPYELGSKQYALTRTQLSKKAEIIVLSLFFIILFISFILPVIHILIWFKRSYFDVDYANLFALSKNSFFLSIASSVIILIIALFLAANQRFKNNKSKLIISSLANMGYSIPGSVVAVCMLVMFIFIDRSLASFYAYLGINKSLFLTLSPVILIFAYVVRFLSLGFNSINSGLNRLPSSLTNARHSLGINPFKGFFKVEFVLIIPSLLSSFILIFIEVIKELPLASLLATSEFKTLSFEMDRYASDEQLAMVSAPALVVVLTCFILLVIFNLIKERK, from the coding sequence ATGGAAGTGAGAAGATTAAGCGATTTTTTAGCTTATTTGATATTATTTATAATATTAATTCCTATTTTTTATATTATATTTTTTATAACACAGCCGATTAAAGAAAATACGGCTGTGCTATTTGATAGCTACTTAGTAGAATATCTAAAAAATACAGGAATTATTGTGCTATTTACCCTGATTTTTTCTACGATTATTGGGGTATTTTTAGCTTATTTTGAGAGTTTTTATGAGTTTAGATTTAGGAAATTTTTTAAGTTTTGCTTGGTTTTACCTTTTGCAATTCCTAGCTATTTGTTTGCCTATGTTTATGCTGATTTTTTCTCTTATTTTTCTTGGTTTAATATATTTTTAAGAGATACATTTAATATTAAAATCCATTTTGATATGATGAATATTTATGGAGTTATTTTTGTATTTTCAATATCGTTTTTTCCTTATACTTACATACTTACAAGGGGATTTTTAGCTAGATTTGCTTCTAGTTTAATTTATAGTGCAAGAAGTCTAGGTAAAAATGAATTTGAGATATTTTTTAAAGTCATTTTGCCTTTATCAAGACCTGTTATTGTAGCTGGTGCAAGTTTGTGTGCTATGGAGACACTTAATGCTTATGGAGCGCCGAATTATTATGGTCTGCATGTATTTAGCACAGGTATTTACAAAGCTTGGATTGGATATGGGGATTTAAATGCTGCTATTAAATTAGCTGTGATTTTATTATTAATAGTATTTTTTATCTTATTTATTGAGAAAATCACTCAAAGACCTTATGAATTAGGTTCAAAACAATATGCACTAACAAGGACACAACTTAGCAAAAAAGCCGAAATAATTGTGCTTAGCTTGTTTTTTATAATTTTATTTATTAGCTTTATTTTGCCTGTTATTCACATTTTAATATGGTTTAAGAGAAGTTATTTTGATGTTGATTATGCTAATTTATTTGCACTTAGTAAAAATAGCTTTTTTTTAAGTATAGCTTCTAGTGTGATTATTTTGATAATTGCTTTATTTTTAGCGGCAAATCAACGCTTTAAAAACAATAAATCAAAATTAATAATAAGCTCTTTAGCAAATATGGGCTATAGCATTCCTGGTTCTGTTGTGGCTGTTTGTATGCTTGTTATGTTTATTTTCATAGATAGAAGTTTGGCTTCTTTTTATGCTTACTTAGGAATTAATAAGAGTTTGTTTTTAACCTTAAGTCCTGTGATTTTGATATTTGCTTATGTTGTTAGATTTTTATCATTAGGTTTTAATTCAATTAATTCAGGGCTTAATAGACTGCCTAGCTCACTAACTAATGCAAGGCATAGCTTGGGGATAAATCCTTTTAAAGGCTTTTTTAAGGTTGAGTTTGTTTTGATAATCCCTAGTTTGCTTAGTTCATTTATATTGATTTTTATTGAAGTGATTAAAGAATTGCCTTTAGCAAGTTTGCTTGCTACGAGTGAATTTAAAACCCTTTCGTTTGAGATGGATAGATATGCAAGTGATGAGCAGCTTGCTATGGTTAGTGCTCCTGCACTTGTGGTTGTATTAACTTGCTTTATATTATTAGTTATATTTAATTTGATTAAGGAAAGAAAATGA
- a CDS encoding ABC transporter ATP-binding protein, translating to MNYFEFKNVSFGYEKPLFTNLSFSLKQGEKLAILGESGSGKSTILKLIAGFNELKQGEIFLDNENISKIPAYKRNIGFLFQDYALFPHLNVLENVMFGIKDKDKKQIALDILNSLDIKNLFNSYPKTLSGGQQQRVALARCIAQKPKLLLLDEPFCALDANLRSSVRTFVLDFLNNLNLTCIMVTHDLADVNAFKSSVLKLSCNN from the coding sequence ATGAATTATTTTGAGTTTAAAAATGTGAGTTTTGGATACGAAAAGCCACTTTTTACAAATCTTAGCTTTAGTTTAAAACAAGGAGAAAAATTAGCCATACTAGGAGAAAGCGGCAGTGGTAAAAGTACAATTTTAAAGCTAATTGCAGGATTTAACGAGCTAAAACAAGGAGAAATCTTTTTAGATAATGAAAATATTAGCAAAATTCCAGCTTATAAAAGAAATATAGGATTTTTATTCCAAGATTATGCTTTATTTCCACATTTAAATGTATTAGAAAATGTTATGTTTGGTATAAAAGATAAAGATAAAAAACAAATTGCCTTAGATATTTTAAATTCTTTAGATATAAAAAATCTTTTTAATTCTTATCCTAAGACTTTAAGCGGTGGTCAGCAACAACGCGTCGCACTTGCAAGGTGTATTGCTCAAAAGCCTAAATTATTGCTTTTAGATGAGCCTTTTTGTGCATTAGATGCTAATTTACGCTCTAGTGTTAGGACATTTGTTTTGGATTTTTTGAACAATTTAAACTTAACTTGCATTATGGTAACTCACGATTTAGCTGATGTGAATGCTTTTAAATCTTCAGTTTTAAAACTTTCTTGTAATAATTAG